Within Amycolatopsis sp. FDAARGOS 1241, the genomic segment GGGAGGGGGTTCGCGCGCACGGCGACCACCGTGCCACAGCGAAGCGCGTGGCGCCTGAGCAGGCAACCGGACAACGCGGCTACGCTGGGGAGGAACACCCAGTGGCGGAAGGATCGAGAGCGATCATGGTGCAACCCGGCGGCGGCTTCGACCTGTCGCAGATCATGCAGCAGGCGCAGCAGATGCAGGAGAAGCTCGTCCAAGCGCAGGAAGAGCTCGCGAGCACCGAGGTCACGGGCACCGCGGGCGGCGGGATGGTCACGGCGACCGTGTCCGGTGACAGCCAGCTGAAGAGCCTCGTCATCGACCCGAAGGTCGTCGACCCCGACGACGTCGAGACGCTGGCCGACCTCGTGGTCGCGGCGGTGCGCGACGCGAGCGCCAACGCGCAGAAGCTCACCGAGCAGAAGCTCGGCCCCCTGGCCGGCGGCCTCGGCGGCGGGATGCCGGACCTCGGCAGCCTCGGGTTCGGCGGCTGACCCTTGTACGAGGGTGTGGTCCAGGACCTGATCGACGAGCTCGGGCGGCTGCCCGGGGTCGGGCCGAAGAGTGCGCAGCGCATCGCTTTCCACCTGCTGGCAACGGATCCCGCTGACATCGGGCGCCTGCAGGACGTGCTCGGCAAGGTCAAGGAAGGCGTGCAGTTCTGCGAGATCTGCGGCAACGTCTCCGAGCAGCAGACCTGCCGCATCTGCCGTGACGAGCGGCGCGACCTCACGGTGATCTGCGTGGTCGAGGAGCCGAAGGACGTCCTGGCCGTCGAGCGCACCCGCGAGTTCAAGGGCCGCTACCACGTCCTGGGCGGCGCGCTCGACCCGCTGTCGGGTATCGGGCCGGAGCAGCTGCGCATGCGTGAGCTGCTCAAGCGCATCGGCGAAGCCGACGTGCGCGAGATCATCATCGCCACCGACCCCAACACCGAGGGCGAAGCCACGGCCACCTACCTGGTCCGCATGCTGCGCGACTTCCCCGGCCTCACCGTCACCCGCCTCGCCTCGGGCCTGCCCATGGGCGGCGACCTGGAGTTCGCGGACGAGCTGACGCTGGGCCGCGCCCTCTCCGGCCGCCGCGCACTCTGACCCACGACGGCCCCGCCACCGGACGACGGAAGCGGGGCCGCTGTGTGTCGTTTTCCCGATTCCGCGCCGGCGCCACGCCGAGACGGCCGGTCACGTTCACCTCGCGCGGCTCACCGGGCGCTGGCCGCATACCCACCTCGCGGTGACAGCGGTGTCTGTCCGGTGCCCGGGATTTCCCGGTGGGGATTCGCAAGACGGCTCGCCGCGCCGCTGCTACGTGCCGGCGCGTCCCGGGCTCCGACCCGCCTCAACGGTCTGTGGAAAGGCGAAGCCGGGGGCGCGTCGGCGGGCTGCTGGCTACGTTCGCCGCATTCGGCTTGCCGGGCAAGGCGTCCACCGCGCCCTCTGACCCACGACGGCTCCGCCCCCGGGCCGCCGGCAACCCGCCCTGAACGACAACGGCCCCGCCACCGATACCGAGGTGGCAGGGCCGTTTCAGTGCGCGATCAGCAATAACCCAGCTGTGCCAACGTGTCCACGATGATGTCCGACGGGTGGTATTTGTCCATCCAGGACTCGCCGCGGCGGTTCTGGTACGTGTCCAGGAAGTTCTGCAGCTTGTCGCCGCGCATTTCGGTGAGGACGACGGTTTCGCCGAGGTGCTGGGGCGTCTCGGTGCGCTCGCGGTGGACCGCGCAGGGCAGGCCGAGGTAGTAGCACTCGGCCGACAGGCCGCCCGAGTCGGTGACGACGTACTCGGCGCGCGCGACCAGCGGCAGGAACTTCAGGTAACGCATCTTCGGCTGGGCGATGAACTTGTCGTCGAACAGGTTGTCCAGACCCAGCGACCGGATCTTCTCGCGTTCGGGCGCGCCGGCCATGTACAGGATCGGCATTGCGCGGCTCTGCTCGCGCAGGATCTCCAGCGCCTCGCGGTACTTGTCCGCGCGCGACACGAGTTCGAAGCGGTGCAGCGTGGCGAGCCCGAAGCGCTCCGGCAGGTTCGGCACGTCCAGCGGCTGGCCGATCGCCAGGCGCATCGCGTCGATCGCCGTGTTCGCCTCGGTGTCGACGACGACGCCGCGCGCGTTGCGCAGGTTGTTCACCTCGCGGGCGCTCGGCGCGAAGTGGATGTCGACGATCTTCGCCGCGATCTTGCGGTTCAGCTCCTCCGGCAGCGGAGACAGGATGCTGCCCGAGCGCGCGCCCGCCTCCACGTGCCCGACGCGCGACTTCAGGATGCGCTTGCCGATCAGCGAGCCGTACGGCGTGGTGAACGTGTCGCCGTGCACCAGCACGAGCGGGGGACGGCCGTCCTCGGTCAGCGCGGCGCGCAGTTCGGCGCGGCGGCTCCACGCGGTGCGCAGCACCTGCGCGGCCCAGCCCGGCACCTGCGCCGGCGACTCCAGGTTGTGGGCCTTGTCCTCCGGCACGAGCCACACGTCGGGCTCGGGCAGCTTCAGGTCCGCGAGCACGTCGGCGACCTCGTCCACGTGCTGGGCGGTGAACCAGATCTTCGGCCTCATGCCGCGCTCGGCGATCCCGTGGTAGACCGGCGCGATCTTGATCAGTTCCGCGGTGGTGCCGAGAATAAAGGAAATCACCGTGAGGCCCATTTCTGGTCGGATTGCGGTGTCCGAAGGATACTGGGCACGTCCGGCCGCGCGGCACAGGGTAGCCTCGCCCCGTGAGTGCGAACCCGCTCCTCCCCTCGCTCAGCGTCGTGATTCCGGTCTACAACGAGCAGGACTGGATCGAACGCAGCATCGGCGCACTGGTCACGGCCGCCGGCGTCGCGGGCTGGCCGGTGGAGATCGTCGTGGTCGACGACGGCAGCACCGACGGGACGCCCGAGAAGCTGGCCGCACTCCAGCGGCGCCACGGCATCACCGTGCTGACCCAGCCCAACAGCGGCCGGTTCGAAGCCCGGCGCGCAGGCCTGGCCAAGGCGTCCGGGCAGCAGATCCTGCTGGTCGACAGCCGCGTGATCGTCGACGAGACCGCACTGGCCTTCTTGCGCGACCAGCTCGTGGCGCACCCCGAGCGCACGGTCTGGAACGGGCACATCAACGTCGAGTCCGCCCGCAATCCGTACGCGGGCTTCCTCGCCGGCATGGTGAAGATTCCGTGGCGGCGCTACTGTGCGAATCCGAGCCTGATGTCCTTCGGCATCGAGGAATTCGACGTGTTCCCCAAGGGCACCGGATTCTTTTCCGCGCCGCGGGAAGTTCTGGAGAACGCGAGCGCCGCATTCGAATCGTTGTTCGACGATTCCCGTCTCGCGAGCGACGACACCGGTGTGCTGCGCTGGATCGCCGAGCGTCACCGCATCTTCCTGGCCCCGGAGCTGTCCGCGACCTACCACGGCCGTGACTCCTTCAAGAAGTTCGCCGCCCAGTCGTACTTCCGCGGTACCACTTTCGTGGACTCCTACCTCGCCTCCCCCGGCCCGGCCCGCAACGGCCTGTTCGCCGCGCTCGCCGTCGGCGTCCTCGGCCTGGGACTGGCCGCGCGCCGCCCCAAGACGGCCGTCGCGCTGGCCGCCGCCGGTTCCGCCGCAGCCGGCGCAGCGGTGACCCGCTTCGGTGCCACGAAGTCCGAGGCGCGCGCCGTTGCGCTGCTCGCCCCCGTCTTCGGGGCCGGCTTCGGCGCGGGTGCCGTGCGCGGCCTGGTCCTCGCGCTGCGCGCCCGCCTCGGCCGGTCCGCCCGATGAGCACGCCGGTGACCGACGAGGACCAGCGTGAGCTCGCCAAGGAGACCGGCAAGTCGGCGGGGAAGATCGGCGTCTCGCTGCTGGTCGCCATCGCCCTCGGCTACGTCTTTTCGTTCCTGACGCCGCGGCTGCTCGGCCCGGCCGACAACGCGGTGTTCGCCGCGTTCTGGGGCATCCTCATGGGCCTCGGCGGGGCGCTGTCGCCGCTCGAACAGGAGCTTTCGCGCCAGTCCGCGGTCGCCGCGATGGACGGCGGCCGCGTGGGCAAGCCCGCTTTGCGCGCGCTCGCGGTCGGCGCGGCGACGATCGCCGTGGTGGCGGCGGTGACCATCGCGGTTCCGGTGCTCAACCAGCGGCTCTACTCCGGACACCTCGAACTCGGAGTCATCGCGCTGTGCGGGGGCATCGCCTTCGCCTGCCAGTTCGCCATGCGCGGCCTGTTGGTCGGCCACAGCCGCATCAAGCCGTACTCCTGGCTGGTCATCGCCGAGGCAGCAGTCCGCGCGGTGCTCTTGGGACTCGTGGTGGTCGCAGGCCTCACAGGCGTCGCGTCCTTCGCGATCGCGGCGGCGGTCGGGTCCTTTGCCTGGCTGCTCTTCGTGCGCTCGGCGCGCGGGGTGGTGGATACCCGGATCGAGGGCGACGGCTGGCGGCCGGTCACCTCGCGCATCCTGCTGCTCCTGCTGAGCGCGGGGCTCACGGCCAGCGTGATCACCGGCTACCCGGCACTGGTCAACGTGCTCGCCCCCGGCGGCGACGCCGCGAAGGTGGGTGTGCTGTTCGCCGCCCTGCAGGTTTCGCGTGTCCCGCTGTTGCTGCTGTCACCGCTGCAGGCACTCGCGGTGCCCACTGTGGTGCGCCTCTCGGGGTCCGTCGAAGGCATGCACCGCCTCCGCCGCCTCCTCGGTGTCGGCACGCTCGGCACCCTTGTCGTCGGGGCGATCGGTGCGCTGGTCGGCCTGCTCATCGGGCCGTGGCTGGTCCGGCTGCTGTTCGGCGCGAACTACGCCTCGGCCGAAGGCTGGTGGGTGGCCGGCATGGTCTGGGGTGCGGTCCTCCTGACCGCGCTGCAGCTCATGACCGCGGTGCTCGTCGCCCGCACGCAGGCGAACAAGGTGCTCGTCACCTGGGCCGTGGTCGCTGTTTCGACGGCGTTGGTGCTCCTGTTGCTGCCGGGTGACACGATCTTGCGCGCGGTGGCCGGGCTGGCCGCCGGGCCGACGGTCGGGCTCGTGGTCGCCGCCGCGTTCGTTCTCCGTCGTCCAGGCAACGTGCAGGCCCGGTCGGACGTCTGAGTATCGTGCAGGCGTCCCGGGCCGATGACGAAGTCGGTGTGAAGAGCCGGTGAGGGTTGGACAGCGAATCCGATGAACGTAGTACTGATCTTGCTCGCCTTCTGGGTGCCCGGACTGGTCTTCGGCGCCGCGATCGGGCTGCGCGGCTGGACGCTCGCCGCGGCGGGTCCGCTGCTGACGTTCGGCGTCGTCGCGCTCGGCGTGCCGGTCCTCGGTGACCTCGGGATCCGCTGGAACCTGCTCGACGTGGCACTGTGGACGGTGCTGCTCGCGGTCGTCGGCTTCGCGCTCGGGTTCGCCGTGCGCCGGTGGACCGCCCGCCGGCACCCCGGCAGGGAGCCCCAGGGCCTGGAACGGGTCTACTCGGTCCGCGACCACGTGCTGATGGGCCTCGGCGTCGCTGTGGGCATGGCGGTCGGCACCGCGGTGTTCTTTCGGGGCACCAACGGCATCGACCGGGTGCAGCAGGGCTGGGACGCACCGTTCCACGGGAACCTGGTGCGCTGGATCGCCGAACACGGCGACGCGCGGCCGTCCACTGTGGGCACCATCGCGAACCTGCCGAACCAGGCGAACTACTTCTACCCCGACACCTACCACGCGCTGCTCGCCCTCGTGTTCGGCAAGGGCGGCCTCACGATGATGCCGACGCTGAACCTCGCGGTGCTCGCGGTGATCCTCAGCGTTCCGCTCGGCGTCGCCGCGATGTGCCGGGCCTGGCACATGCCCGCACTGGGTGTCGCCGCCGCGGCGGCCGTCACCACGTGGTTCACCGCTTTCCCGTACGACTCGCTGTGGCGGGGTCCGCTGTGGCCGTACGTTGCGGGCGTCGCGATGATCCCCGCGATGCTCGCGATCGCGAAGCTGCTGCTGCGTCCGCGCGGCATCGCAGGCCCCGTCGCGATCAGCCTCGGTGTGGCGGGGCTGACTGGCCTGCACACGAGCATCGTGTTCGTGATCGCCGTCTACTTCATCCTCATCCTGATCGCGGTGCTGCTGCGCTGGGAGAAAATCGAGTGGCGGCGCTCGGCGCCCTCGCTCATCGCGACCGTCGTGCTCGCCGCCGTGCTGGGTGTGCCGCTCGTGCTGCCGTCGCTGTACAACGCGGGCGGCGTGACGAGCGCGACCTGGGCCTCGGAGGCGACGGTCTCCGGTGGCCTCGGCGAGACCATCACCTTCTCGCCGATGGCCGACTTCCCGCAGTGGTGGATCGGCATCCCGGCCATCATCGGTATCTTCTTCATGGTGCGCCACCGCCGGATGATGTGGATGGTCGGCGCGTACGTCGTCTTCGGTGGACTGTTCGCGGCCACTGTCTCCCTCGAGACGCCGCTGATCCACACGCTCACCGGCATCTTCTACAACGACCACTGGCGCATCGCGGCGCTCGTGCCGCTGGTCGGCAGCGTCGCGGTCGGCGAATTCGTCCACACCTTCGGGAGCTGGTTCGCCCGCAAGGCCGGCTCCCGCGTGAAGCTGCAGCCGGCCACGCTCGCCCTGCTCGGCGCCGTCCTCGTGGCGATCGTGGTGGGTGGTCTGAGCCGCGGTGGCTACATCGGGCGCAACACCGCGCGTCTGGAGATCAACTACGGCGACGGGCCGACCGTGTCGAAGGCCGAGGAAGCCGCCTACCAGTGGCTCGCCCAGCACACCGCGCCCGGTGAACGCGTGATGAACGACAAGGCCGACGGTTCCGTGTGGATGTACGCCCTGGCCGGGGTCACGCCGGTGGAGTGGACCTTCTACGGCGCCGAACCCGATACCGAAGCCGGCTACCTGTCCGTGTGGCTGGACGACATCGACAAGTACCCGCAGGTGCGCAAGGACCTCACCGACCTGCACGTGCGCTACGTCATCGTCGGCAAGGGCAAGGCGACGCCCACCGCCGAGGAGTCGGTCGGCGTCGCCGACATCGTCGCCGGTCCGGACTTCCACGAGGTGTTCCACAACGACGGCGCCACCATCTACCAGATCGAAGGCCAGCAGGGCGTCATCGCCGCCGGCGCGTCACCCGGGTCCGCCGACCCTCACGGTCAGTGAGAAGTTAAGGTGATCTCCGTGTCCACCACCCCCGTGAGCACCCGACGTGTTCTGATCGTGATGCCCGCCCTCAACGAGCAGGCCAGCGTCGGCGCCGTCATCAGCCAGGTCAGGTCCTCGCTCCCGGGCATGGACGTGCTGGTCGTCGACGACGGATCGGTGGATGCCACGGCCCAGCTCGCCCGCGCCGCGGGCGCCGAAGTGGCCCGTCTGGCCGTGAACCTCGGCGTCGGCGGGGCGATGCGCACCGGCTTCCGCTACGCCGCCGCGCGCCGCTACGACGTCGTGGTGCAAGTGGACGCCGACGGCCAGCACGACCCCGAGGAGGTCGGCGCGCTGCTCGCGGCCCTCGACGCGGGCGCCGACATCGCGATCGGCTCCCGGTTCGCCGGCAAGGGCGCCTACCGCGCCGTCGGCCCGCGCAAGTACGCCATGGTCGTGCTCTCCTTCGTCTTCTCGCGCCTGGCCGGGCGCAAGCTCACCGACGTCACGTCGGGCTTCAAGGCCATGGGGCCGCGCGCGATCGCGATGTTCGCGAACTACTACCCGGCCGAGTACCTCGGCGACACCGTCGAATCGCTCGTGATGGCGATCCGGGCGAAGCTCACGATCGCCGAGGTGCCGGTCGTGATGCGCGAACGCGCCGGCGGCACACCCAGCCACTCGCCGGTGAAGTCGGCCGTCTACCTCTCCCGGGCCGGGCTCGCGCTGCTGCTGGCGCTCGTCCGGCGCCGTCCGTCCCTCGACTCGTCCGACGCAGCGTAAGGGGATTTCATGGCCGGCTGGCGCGTACTCAGCATCGTCGTCGCATGCCTGGTGCTGTTCGTCGTCGTCGAGATGATGCGGCGGCGGAAGCTGCGCGAGAAGTACGCGGGCGTGTGGCTCGTCGTCGCTGTCGGTGTCGTGGTGCTCGCGGTGATCCCCGAGGCCGCGGAGTTCCTGGCGAAGATCACGGGCGTGCAGACGCCGTCCAACTTCGTGTTCCTCCTGGCCGGTGTCGTGCTGGCACTGGTCGCGCTGCACCTGTCCACCGAGGTCGGGCACCTGGAGGAAGAGGTCCGGACCTCCGTGGAGGAGACGGCGCTGCTGCGTTGCGAGCTCGAGGACACCAAGAAGGAACTCGAAGCCCGGATCGCGTCGCTCGAGGCCAAGATCGGTGCGCCGGACGACGTGGAGGGCCTGCCCGAAGTGAGTCCCGCACGCGTTCGCTGATCTCCGCGCTGCGCGCCGCCCCGCCTCGGCTGGGTGGTGTGCGCGTTCTCGCGGTCGACGGGCCTTCCGGGGCCGGTAAGTCGACCTTCGCCGCGAAGGTGGTCGCCGCGCTCGGCGCGCGAACGGCGCTGGTGAGCACGGACGCGTTCGCCACGTGGGAGTGTCCCGTCGCGTGGTGGCCGCAGCTGGAGCGCGGGGTGCTGGCACCGCTTGCACACGGACGGCCCGGGGAGTACCGGAAGGTGGACTGGACCTCCGGGGAACCACGGCCCGGCGAGCTCGTGCGGCTGCCCGTGCCGGACGTCCTGGTGCTGGAAGGCGTCTCCAGCGGCCGCCGCTCGATCCGACCGCGCCTGTCGCACCTGTGCTGGCTCGAAGGCGGCACGGAAGCCGAACGCCTCGACCGCGCCGTCGCGCGCGACGGTGAAGCGTCGCGCGAAGAGCTCCGCCGCTGGCAGGCCTTCGAACGAGGCTGGTTCGCAGTCGACGAGACCCGCGAAGCAGCGCAAACGCGCTTGCCATAAGGGAAAGACCCACGTTCCGGTTCCGTCTCCCACATTGGTGGAACCACTGCTCGAAAGGCGGTTTCAAGGCGGGCGCGGGAATGGATTGGACCGCCCGTCCGGCACCGTCATCCGCCTTGCGAACCCGCCTAAATCGGGCTGTCGTGATCGTCACCGGCCGTCCGGTACGACCCGAAAACCACCTTCAGGACTAGGCCATTGGAGTGGCGATAGTGCCACTCTCCGTACCAAAGCGACAAAATCCATTACGGTACGTACACAATTCTGGACACATTGCGGTGAGTTTCGTCCTTACGTAGCGCGATCGTAACCTCACGTGCTTAAGTGCGGGCCGAGTTCCCGCTAGTGTCGGCGAGCACACCGATCGTCCGAGTTGTTCCTGACCGACCGGACGGTTTAGACCGAACATCTCCCAAGGGGTGCCAGATGCAGCAATTGCGCCTGACCCGAACACGTCGAGCGGCCCTGATCGGGTTCGCCGGTGTGCTCGCGGTCTCGCTCACCGCGTGCGCGGAGTCGAAGCGCGACGAGGCCGGAGGTGGTGGCACCGGCGGCACGATGGTCTTCGGTGACACCGGCAACCCGAAGATGTTCGACCCCGCCTTCAATGACGACGGCGAGACGTTCCGGATCACCCGGCAGATGCTCGACACGCTGATCCAGAACAAGGCCGGCACCGCCGAGCTGGAGCCGTCGCTCGCCACGAAGTGGGAGCCGAGCAACGACGGCAAGACCTGGACCTTCACCCTCAAGCAGGGCGTGAAGTTCAGCGACGGCACGGCCTTCGACGCCAGCGCGGTCTGCTTCAACTTCGACCGCTGGTACAACATGAAGGGCGCCGCGGCCCAGAGTCAGATGATCTACTACGGCGACGTCTTCGAGGGCTTCGCCCACAACGAGGGCGACGCGGGCGGTGACCCTGTCTACAAGAGCTGCGAGGCGAAGGACCCGTCGACCGCGGTCATCAACCTGAACAAGGCCAAGGGTGCGTTCCCCGCCGCGTTCACGCTGCCGTCGTTCGCGATCCAGAGCCCGACCGCGCTGAAGCAGTACGACGCGGACAAGGTCACGCAGTCCGGTGATTCCTTCACCTACAGCGACTACGCGTACAAGCACGTGACCGGCACCGGCCCGTTCAAGTTCTCCAGCTGGGACCAGGGCAAGGGCGAGATCACGCTGGTGCGCAACGACACCAGCTACGCGCCGGCGAAGCTCGACAAGCTCGTCTTCAAGGTCATCCCCGACGAGAACGCCCGCAAGCAGGCGCTGAAGGCCGGCGACATCCAGGGGTACGACTTCCCGGCCCCGGCCGACTACGGGCTGCTGCGCAACGAGGGTGAGCAGGTCCTCATCCGCCCGTCGTTCAACGTGCTGTACCTGGGCATCAACCAGTCCGGCAACCCGAAGCTCAAGGACCCGCGCGTGCGCCAGGCCCTGGCCTACGGCATCAACCGCGAGCAGTTCGTGAAGTCGAAGCTGGCCGAGGGTTCCGAGGTCGCCACCGAGTTCGTGCCGAAGGCCATCTCGGGTTACACCGACGACGTCACCAAGTACCCGTACGACCCGAACAAGGCCAAGCAGCTCCTGCAGCAGGCCGGCGCTACGGGTCTGACGCTGAAGTTCTACTACCCGACCGAGGTCACCCGGCCCTACATGCCGAACCCGGCCGACACGTTCACCTCGATCTCCGAGGACCTGAAGAACATCGGCATCACCATCCAGCCGGTGGCCGAGCCGTGGAACGGTGGCTACAAGGACGACGTGCAGAAGTTCGGCAAGCAGGACCTGCACCTGCTCGGCTGGACCGGTGACTACAACGATGCCGGCAACTTCGTCGGCACGTTCTTCGGCCGGGAGAAGAAGGAGTTCGGCTTCACCAACCCCGACCTGTTCAACGCTCTCGCGCAGGCGGACGCTTCGCCGGCCGGTGACGCGCACGCCAAGGCGTACCAGAACGTGAACAAGATGATCATGGACTACCTGCCCGCCATCCCGATCGCCTACCCGACGCCGGCGATCGTGGTCGGTCCGAAGATCAAGGGTGTGGTGGCCAGCCCGCTCACCGACGAACGCTTCAACAACGTCACGATCGGCTGACGTGGACTTCTGAGCAGCCGGGCTGGGGGGCAGGTGCTACCGCGCCTGCCCCCTTTGCCCACGTGCCCGGGCTGTACACAAAGGACTACAAGTGCTCCGTTTCCTCGTGCGTCGGGTGCTACAAGCGATTCCGACGCTTCTCATCCTGTCCATCCTGGTCTTCGCGTGGTTGCGCTCGCTCCCCGGTGGCCCGGCCGCCGCGCTGCTGGGTGACAAGGCGACCCCGGAGAAGATCGCCAGCCTCAACCACGTGCTCGGGCTGGACCAGCCGATCATCTTGCAGTACTTCAAGTTCCTCGGCCGAGCCGTCACCGGGGACTTCGGCAACTCGCTGGTGTCCGCGCAGCCGGTGATGTCGGAGATCGGCACCTTCCTGCCGGCCACCATCGAGCTCGGCCTGTCGGCGATGATCATCGCGGTCGTCCTCGGCGTGCCCTTCGGCTACCTCGCCGCCCGCTTCCGCGGCGGCATCCCCGACAACATCATCATCGTGCTGACGCTGATTGGCGTTGCGGTACCGGTGTTCTTCCTCGGCTACATGATGCAGGACCTGCTCGCCGCCCCGCTCGGGCTGCCGTCGCAGGGCCGCCAGGCGCCCGGCATCGACGCCACCAGCATCACCAACTTCGCCATCCTCGACGGCATCATGACGAGCGAGTGGGACGCCGTCTGGGACGCGATCAAGCACCTGATCCTGCCGGCGTTCGCGCTGGCGACCATCCCGCTCGCGGTGATCACGCGCATCACGCGCGCCTCGGTGCTCGACGTGTTCAACGAAGACTTCCTCCGCACGGCCAACTCCAAAGGCCTCACGCAGCCGGTGATCCGGCGGCGGCACGTGCTGCGCAACGCGTTGCTCCCGGTGGTCACGACCATCGGCCTGCAGACGGGTGCGCTGCTCGGTGGCGCGGTGCTGACCGAGCGGGTCTTCAACTTCCGCGGCCTCGGCTTCCTGCTGGCCGAAGGTATCGAACGGCGTGACTACCCCCGGCTGCAGGCGCTGCTGCTGTTCGGGGCTCTGGTGTACGTGCTGGTGAACATGCTGGTCGACATCTCGTACGGGATCATCGACCCGAGGGTGCGTGTGCGATGAACACTTTGCTTGCCAAGAAGAAAGAGCCGATCGACAAGCTCGCGAAGTCGTCGGCGAGCGGCCGGAGCCTCGGGGCCGAAGCGCTGCGGCGCATGCTCCGCAGCCCGGTCGCGATCACCGGTGGCGTGATCACGTTGCTGTTCCTGCTGCTGGCGATCTTCGCGCCGCTGATCGCGCCGAAGGACCCGCAGGTGCGTTACCTGCAGAGCCAGGTGGAGCTGGGCCGCGGCATCATCCCGGGCCCGCAGCCGGGGTTCCCGCTGGGCGTCGACGACTTCGGCCGCGACTTCCTGTCGCGGCTCATCGTCGGGGCGCAGCAGACGCTGATCGTCGGGGTGCTCGCCACCCTGATCGGCGTGCTCCTGGGTGTGCTCATCGGTGGTCTCGCGGGTGCGTTCGGCGGCTGGGTCGACACCGTCCTCATGCGACTGGTCGACGTGCTGCTGTCGTTCCCGTCGCTGCTGCTGGCGATCTCCATCGCGGCGCTGTTCGCGAAGCCGAGCCAGTGGACGGTGATCCTCGCCGTGTCGATCATCGGCGTGCCGATCTTCGCCCGGCTGCTGCGCGGATCCATGCTGGCGCAACGGGAAGCGGACCACGTGCTGGCCGCGACGTCGCTGGGCGTGAAGCGCACGACGATCGTGTTCCGCCACATGCTGCCGAACTCGGTCGGCCCGGTAATCGTGCAGGCCACGCTGACGCTGGCCACCGCGATCCTGGAAGCCGCCGCCCTGTCGTTCCTCGGCCTGGGCGACCCGGACCCGACGCGGGCTGAGTGGGGACTGATGCTGGGCAACGCTTCGCGCCAGTTCCTCGACATCCGCCCGGAGCTCGCGTACTACCCGGCCATCGCGATCATCGTGGTGGCACTCGGGTTCACGCTGCTCGGCGAGTCCCTGCGCGAAGCCCTCGACCCGAAGAACCGGCGGTAAACCATGGCACTCCTCGAAGTCCGCGACCTCTCGGTCGTGTTCCAGCGCCGCGGTGAGAAGCCGTTCACCGCGGTCGACGGCGTCAGCTTCGACGTCGAACCCGGCCAGACGGTCGGGCTCGTCGGCGAGTCCGGCTGCGGCAAGTCCGTGACGTCGCTGGCGATCATGCGGCTGCTCGCCAAGCGCGGCAACAAAGTCAGCGGCGCGGTGTCGTTCGAGGGCACCGACCTGCTGAAGATCTCCGACCGCGAGATGCGCGACCGGCGCGGCCGCGACCTGGGCATGGTCTTCCAGGACCCGCTGTCCTCGCTCAACCCCGTGATCTCGATCGGCCTGCAGATCACCGAGGTGCTCGAACGCCACCGCGGGCTGTCGCGCAGCAAAGCTCGGCTCGAGGCCGTGGACCTGCTCGACAAGGTCGGCATCCCGGACCCGAACCGGCGGCTGTCGGAGTACCCGCACCAGCTCTCGGGCGGGATGCGCCAGCGCGCGCTGATCGCGATCGCGCTCGCCTGCCGGCCGCGGCTGCTCATCGCCGACGAGCCGACCACCGCGCTCGACGTGACCATCCAGGCGCAGATCCTCGCGCTGCTGCGGGAACTCGTGCAGGACACGGGCACCGCGCTGATCATGATCACGCACGACCTCGGCGTCGTTGCGGGGCTGTGCGACGAGGTCAACGTGCTCTACGGCGGCAAGATCGTGGAGCGCAA encodes:
- a CDS encoding YbaB/EbfC family nucleoid-associated protein, whose amino-acid sequence is MVQPGGGFDLSQIMQQAQQMQEKLVQAQEELASTEVTGTAGGGMVTATVSGDSQLKSLVIDPKVVDPDDVETLADLVVAAVRDASANAQKLTEQKLGPLAGGLGGGMPDLGSLGFGG
- the recR gene encoding recombination mediator RecR, with the translated sequence MYEGVVQDLIDELGRLPGVGPKSAQRIAFHLLATDPADIGRLQDVLGKVKEGVQFCEICGNVSEQQTCRICRDERRDLTVICVVEEPKDVLAVERTREFKGRYHVLGGALDPLSGIGPEQLRMRELLKRIGEADVREIIIATDPNTEGEATATYLVRMLRDFPGLTVTRLASGLPMGGDLEFADELTLGRALSGRRAL
- a CDS encoding UDP-N-acetylglucosamine 2-epimerase, which encodes MGLTVISFILGTTAELIKIAPVYHGIAERGMRPKIWFTAQHVDEVADVLADLKLPEPDVWLVPEDKAHNLESPAQVPGWAAQVLRTAWSRRAELRAALTEDGRPPLVLVHGDTFTTPYGSLIGKRILKSRVGHVEAGARSGSILSPLPEELNRKIAAKIVDIHFAPSAREVNNLRNARGVVVDTEANTAIDAMRLAIGQPLDVPNLPERFGLATLHRFELVSRADKYREALEILREQSRAMPILYMAGAPEREKIRSLGLDNLFDDKFIAQPKMRYLKFLPLVARAEYVVTDSGGLSAECYYLGLPCAVHRERTETPQHLGETVVLTEMRGDKLQNFLDTYQNRRGESWMDKYHPSDIIVDTLAQLGYC
- a CDS encoding glycosyltransferase family 2 protein, whose translation is MSANPLLPSLSVVIPVYNEQDWIERSIGALVTAAGVAGWPVEIVVVDDGSTDGTPEKLAALQRRHGITVLTQPNSGRFEARRAGLAKASGQQILLVDSRVIVDETALAFLRDQLVAHPERTVWNGHINVESARNPYAGFLAGMVKIPWRRYCANPSLMSFGIEEFDVFPKGTGFFSAPREVLENASAAFESLFDDSRLASDDTGVLRWIAERHRIFLAPELSATYHGRDSFKKFAAQSYFRGTTFVDSYLASPGPARNGLFAALAVGVLGLGLAARRPKTAVALAAAGSAAAGAAVTRFGATKSEARAVALLAPVFGAGFGAGAVRGLVLALRARLGRSAR
- a CDS encoding lipopolysaccharide biosynthesis protein → MSTPVTDEDQRELAKETGKSAGKIGVSLLVAIALGYVFSFLTPRLLGPADNAVFAAFWGILMGLGGALSPLEQELSRQSAVAAMDGGRVGKPALRALAVGAATIAVVAAVTIAVPVLNQRLYSGHLELGVIALCGGIAFACQFAMRGLLVGHSRIKPYSWLVIAEAAVRAVLLGLVVVAGLTGVASFAIAAAVGSFAWLLFVRSARGVVDTRIEGDGWRPVTSRILLLLLSAGLTASVITGYPALVNVLAPGGDAAKVGVLFAALQVSRVPLLLLSPLQALAVPTVVRLSGSVEGMHRLRRLLGVGTLGTLVVGAIGALVGLLIGPWLVRLLFGANYASAEGWWVAGMVWGAVLLTALQLMTAVLVARTQANKVLVTWAVVAVSTALVLLLLPGDTILRAVAGLAAGPTVGLVVAAAFVLRRPGNVQARSDV
- a CDS encoding DUF6541 family protein; amino-acid sequence: MNVVLILLAFWVPGLVFGAAIGLRGWTLAAAGPLLTFGVVALGVPVLGDLGIRWNLLDVALWTVLLAVVGFALGFAVRRWTARRHPGREPQGLERVYSVRDHVLMGLGVAVGMAVGTAVFFRGTNGIDRVQQGWDAPFHGNLVRWIAEHGDARPSTVGTIANLPNQANYFYPDTYHALLALVFGKGGLTMMPTLNLAVLAVILSVPLGVAAMCRAWHMPALGVAAAAAVTTWFTAFPYDSLWRGPLWPYVAGVAMIPAMLAIAKLLLRPRGIAGPVAISLGVAGLTGLHTSIVFVIAVYFILILIAVLLRWEKIEWRRSAPSLIATVVLAAVLGVPLVLPSLYNAGGVTSATWASEATVSGGLGETITFSPMADFPQWWIGIPAIIGIFFMVRHRRMMWMVGAYVVFGGLFAATVSLETPLIHTLTGIFYNDHWRIAALVPLVGSVAVGEFVHTFGSWFARKAGSRVKLQPATLALLGAVLVAIVVGGLSRGGYIGRNTARLEINYGDGPTVSKAEEAAYQWLAQHTAPGERVMNDKADGSVWMYALAGVTPVEWTFYGAEPDTEAGYLSVWLDDIDKYPQVRKDLTDLHVRYVIVGKGKATPTAEESVGVADIVAGPDFHEVFHNDGATIYQIEGQQGVIAAGASPGSADPHGQ